One Bifidobacterium crudilactis genomic region harbors:
- a CDS encoding MFS transporter — MKTSHYGWAMKFSLLSISMLLTSYNAIAGAMPALIKQFPEQSRTNVELLTTAPTCAMIVMIIVSGLLAKSVSDRTLVVTGISIATVFGIIPFFLTNNFWLIMASRIGLGIGLGLINSLAVSLIGKYFSGEERATLMGFRSAFVALGQATLTLISGFLLNFGWHGPFLLYILAIPVLILFVVFVPKEPVERTSDAVSDPGDKQRVNAPVLAITAFLFFTVTMYSGVTVRLSSVITASGFGTMQQASTLLSVMVFCGMLMGFVFGKVHRLLKRQTLTLGVVFLTAACFLIYFAPNFPVLCVGALLAGLAYPTMIAYCFNKINEVCPPHSLNLCTSVVLVGCNLSIFTAPYMLKLAAMLISSEELQSPFLVYGIALTVLALGCGLWFARRQPQASRS; from the coding sequence ATGAAGACATCACATTATGGCTGGGCGATGAAGTTCTCTCTTCTTTCGATATCCATGCTGTTGACCTCGTACAATGCCATCGCCGGCGCCATGCCCGCGCTGATCAAGCAATTCCCCGAACAGTCCCGCACGAACGTCGAGCTGCTCACCACGGCCCCGACATGCGCGATGATCGTCATGATCATCGTCTCGGGACTGCTCGCCAAGTCTGTCAGCGACCGCACTCTTGTGGTCACCGGCATCTCCATCGCGACGGTGTTCGGCATCATTCCCTTCTTCCTGACCAATAACTTCTGGCTGATCATGGCCTCGCGCATCGGGCTGGGCATAGGGCTCGGACTCATCAACTCACTGGCCGTCAGCCTTATCGGCAAGTACTTCTCAGGCGAGGAACGTGCCACTCTCATGGGTTTCCGTTCTGCCTTCGTCGCGCTCGGACAGGCGACGCTGACGCTTATATCCGGTTTCCTGTTGAATTTCGGATGGCACGGGCCCTTCCTGCTCTACATCCTTGCGATTCCCGTGTTGATACTCTTCGTCGTATTCGTCCCCAAGGAGCCTGTTGAACGGACATCGGACGCGGTTTCGGACCCCGGTGACAAACAGCGCGTCAACGCCCCTGTTCTGGCCATCACGGCATTTCTGTTCTTCACCGTCACGATGTACAGCGGCGTCACGGTGCGGCTGTCCTCGGTGATCACCGCCTCCGGATTCGGCACCATGCAGCAGGCCAGCACTCTGCTCAGCGTGATGGTGTTCTGCGGGATGCTGATGGGCTTCGTATTCGGCAAGGTCCACCGTCTGCTCAAGCGCCAGACCCTGACGCTCGGCGTGGTCTTCCTCACCGCAGCATGCTTCCTGATCTATTTCGCCCCGAACTTCCCCGTGCTGTGCGTCGGCGCATTGCTGGCAGGCCTGGCCTACCCGACGATGATTGCCTACTGCTTCAACAAAATCAACGAGGTCTGTCCTCCGCATTCACTGAACCTGTGCACCTCGGTGGTACTGGTCGGCTGCAACCTCAGCATTTTCACCGCACCGTACATGCTCAAGCTCGCCGCCATGCTCATCTCCTCCGAAGAACTGCAATCACCCTTCCTGGTCTATGGCATCGCGCTGACCGTACTGGCACTCGGCTGCGGACTCTGGTTCGCGCGCCGGCAACCGCAGGCGTCACGGTCCTGA
- a CDS encoding FAD-binding oxidoreductase: protein MTVALREDMVLHAGDDGYQDAVTTVTGVGTPDIVVRPRTTADVVDALRYARQKHMPLTVRSGGHNLAGLTQVSDGMLIDMRRMNAVERVGVSSRVRIGGGATWGEVAKALSSEGLALTAGDTADVGVVGLTLGGGIGWMVREYGLSIDSLVSVELVTADGEVLEVSDSEHPDLFWAVRGGGGNFGVLTRLEFEAHPVDKVVFGTVLFALDSLAEARPVVSDWERCQRDADRRLTSVLALMPAMQDSPAMAMLQYCFDGDEDEAAPHVEALSALGTVMHKDIQYRPYASILVQDDPFPAPAAAQRNVLLSDFGKAEQSAVCDAFETGQLMMAIRALGGAMADVPSSATAFSARNAAVMVIGTQLLAPGDDRHQPMPGWEGIEHRGGESYVNWLDSADATASRRAYSEDALLRLARVKAQCDPNDVFSKAVPVVSE from the coding sequence ATGACTGTTGCATTACGTGAGGATATGGTGTTGCACGCAGGGGACGATGGCTATCAGGACGCGGTGACCACGGTGACCGGGGTGGGGACCCCCGATATTGTCGTCCGTCCCCGCACCACTGCCGATGTGGTTGATGCGCTGCGCTACGCCAGGCAGAAGCATATGCCGTTGACCGTCAGAAGCGGAGGCCATAACCTCGCGGGGCTGACGCAGGTATCGGATGGCATGCTCATCGACATGCGGAGAATGAATGCGGTTGAGCGTGTTGGTGTTTCGTCGCGTGTGCGTATCGGAGGCGGAGCGACCTGGGGAGAGGTTGCCAAGGCCCTGTCATCCGAGGGCCTGGCTCTCACTGCCGGTGATACGGCGGATGTGGGTGTTGTAGGTCTTACGCTCGGTGGAGGCATCGGCTGGATGGTACGCGAATACGGCCTGTCCATCGACAGTCTGGTGTCCGTGGAGCTGGTCACCGCCGATGGCGAGGTGCTTGAAGTGTCGGACAGCGAGCATCCTGACCTCTTCTGGGCAGTGCGCGGCGGAGGCGGAAATTTCGGCGTGCTGACACGCTTGGAATTCGAAGCCCATCCCGTTGACAAGGTGGTGTTCGGCACGGTGCTGTTTGCTTTGGATTCGCTCGCCGAGGCCCGCCCTGTGGTGAGCGACTGGGAACGATGCCAGCGCGATGCCGACCGGCGTCTGACGAGCGTGCTCGCATTGATGCCCGCGATGCAGGACAGTCCGGCGATGGCGATGCTTCAATACTGTTTCGATGGGGACGAAGATGAGGCCGCCCCGCACGTCGAAGCTCTGTCGGCTTTGGGAACGGTGATGCACAAGGATATTCAATACAGGCCTTATGCGTCGATTCTGGTGCAGGACGACCCCTTCCCCGCGCCTGCGGCAGCGCAGCGAAATGTTCTGCTCTCGGACTTCGGGAAGGCCGAGCAATCCGCGGTATGCGATGCCTTCGAGACCGGTCAGCTCATGATGGCCATACGGGCACTGGGCGGCGCGATGGCGGATGTGCCTTCGTCTGCGACGGCTTTCAGCGCAAGGAACGCCGCGGTCATGGTCATCGGGACGCAGCTGCTCGCACCTGGCGACGACCGACATCAGCCTATGCCGGGCTGGGAAGGCATAGAACACCGCGGTGGCGAATCATACGTGAACTGGCTTGATTCCGCCGACGCTACAGCCTCGAGAAGAGCATATTCGGAAGATGCCCTGCTGCGCTTGGCTCGTGTCAAGGCGCAATGCGACCCCAACGATGTGTTCTCGAAAGCCGTGCCCGTGGTATCTGAATAG
- a CDS encoding ABC transporter ATP-binding protein, whose amino-acid sequence MITDTQTGTRHRGNVLRGIEKAAGTSTGITGLVALYLASAVLQGMAFVLSIPIFRFILEGRSIDAWQVMLFVASIVLAFAAHMTGLLRSSRISVYAMCDRIVRRIGSKVTRLPLGWFDSTSASKVSNAMSEDVQTLSHLGPVVLPGLISGIVTPLTVAVAVLFIQPLVGVLLLIVVPLAAICMYWSVRVLQRVHPLERAADLRFSQAVLEDAALQPVLRSSGQSGMAWEHMRQAVDDDTRMGISRLKAEGRPSMFFQLGTQLCFAGALIVTTVAAYGQSVDAALFAVLCLLAIRCVEPLTLAVQYSDELYRDNAAIDAVQQILEVPELPEPDSPQLPESYDIELQDVGFGYRRNEAILSHVDAVISPGGITVLEGPSGAGKSTLARLMSRFWDVDTGRVNIGGVDVRDIGSTAVMAMSSFVFQDVFLFDTTVLENIRIGRPDATRQEILDAAHSARLDEVIERLPLGWDSPVGPRGALLSGGERQRVAIARALLKDAPILVLDEVTSALDNTNEAAILSVLRQYAQDKTVIMIAHRTKAIAAASKVLHVESGSVRSVDISDAVDPE is encoded by the coding sequence ATGATTACGGATACTCAGACGGGAACCCGGCATCGCGGGAATGTGTTGAGAGGTATCGAGAAGGCTGCCGGGACGAGCACCGGCATCACGGGCCTGGTTGCGCTCTATCTGGCATCGGCGGTGCTGCAGGGGATGGCATTCGTGCTGTCCATACCGATTTTCCGCTTCATCCTCGAAGGCCGGAGCATCGACGCCTGGCAGGTGATGCTGTTCGTCGCCAGCATCGTTCTGGCATTTGCGGCCCATATGACCGGTCTGCTCAGATCATCCAGAATCTCGGTGTATGCGATGTGCGACCGTATCGTGCGTCGCATCGGTAGCAAGGTCACTCGTCTGCCGTTGGGATGGTTCGATTCGACCAGCGCATCCAAGGTCTCCAATGCGATGAGCGAGGATGTGCAGACCTTGTCGCATCTGGGGCCTGTGGTGCTGCCCGGCTTGATTTCGGGCATCGTCACACCGCTCACGGTAGCGGTGGCGGTGCTGTTCATACAACCGCTGGTGGGAGTCCTGCTGCTGATCGTGGTGCCGCTTGCCGCGATCTGTATGTACTGGTCGGTTCGTGTGCTGCAGAGGGTGCACCCCTTGGAGCGCGCCGCAGACCTGCGCTTCTCCCAGGCGGTGCTGGAGGATGCCGCCCTCCAGCCGGTGCTGCGATCATCGGGGCAATCCGGCATGGCATGGGAGCACATGCGTCAGGCGGTCGATGACGACACGAGGATGGGCATTTCGCGGCTGAAGGCGGAAGGGCGGCCAAGCATGTTCTTCCAACTGGGCACCCAGCTCTGTTTTGCCGGAGCCCTCATCGTCACCACCGTTGCGGCTTACGGGCAGAGTGTGGACGCCGCGTTGTTCGCCGTCCTGTGTTTGCTGGCCATTCGCTGCGTGGAGCCGCTGACCCTGGCCGTGCAGTATTCGGACGAGCTCTACCGTGACAATGCCGCCATCGACGCGGTCCAGCAGATTCTCGAGGTTCCGGAACTTCCGGAACCAGACAGTCCTCAACTCCCGGAATCCTATGACATCGAACTGCAGGACGTCGGTTTCGGATACCGCAGGAACGAAGCGATTCTCTCCCATGTCGATGCGGTTATCAGTCCCGGTGGAATCACCGTGCTGGAAGGTCCCTCCGGTGCGGGCAAATCCACGCTCGCCAGACTGATGTCGAGATTCTGGGATGTCGACACCGGTCGCGTGAACATCGGTGGTGTGGATGTTCGCGATATCGGCAGTACTGCGGTTATGGCAATGAGTTCCTTCGTATTCCAGGATGTGTTCCTCTTCGACACGACGGTGCTGGAAAACATTCGTATCGGACGCCCCGACGCCACCAGGCAGGAAATTCTTGACGCCGCTCACTCGGCCAGACTCGACGAGGTGATCGAGCGTCTCCCTCTCGGGTGGGACAGCCCGGTGGGACCGCGAGGCGCGCTGTTGTCAGGCGGAGAGCGACAGCGGGTGGCCATTGCGCGGGCGTTGCTCAAGGATGCGCCGATACTTGTGCTCGATGAGGTGACCTCCGCGCTTGACAATACCAATGAGGCGGCGATTCTCTCGGTGCTCCGGCAATACGCTCAAGACAAGACGGTCATCATGATCGCTCATAGGACCAAGGCCATCGCCGCGGCTTCGAAGGTGCTCCACGTCGAATCGGGGAGTGTGAGGTCAGTTGACATCTCAGACGCCGTTGACCCGGAATGA
- a CDS encoding ABC transporter ATP-binding protein yields the protein MASGDASTVKNARSLTDEGGSDVENAIPRDEGRTTEEKGSTRLRDLGMLMHPVRGPLVVVGLINVFSALIALVPYVAVAWLVQRLLDGTLHRDAMIVAVASILISLVLRQLMYMGSLGYAHIVDAKLRRSVRQRILDHMGEVPLGNIVSRSSGELRHLVVDDAAAIHTIVAHVVAEGSSAISGIVASTVLLFVASWQLAVGYALMFLLVAAISKLLAPRHDAHTREDYAHAQSELAADAVELTEGIAELKGYGMTGGFMQRFHRSLDRFSDASYRGTVAVARPMSLLTTVVLPGILLGPMLLLCWCSFTMQWSSIFGIAVFLFVGLGVPQTFFGSLSLVQNVTLGMEAAGRIVAFLDEDALREPANASPFGASDARSDIIFDHVSFGYDRSHDVLHDVSLRVPAGSRTALVGPSGSGKTTVTRLLARFWEVQRGHIRIGSRDISTISSKDLLAQVGFVFQDMMLASVSIRENIRFACPEASDEAVVEAAKKAHIHQRIMSLAHGYDTIIGSPEAQLSGGERQRLCIARVFLQNAPILVMDEPTASLDAENEALLDESFTEFSWQRTTITVAHRLSTIVDSDLIVVLCDGKVTQQGSHQELVSQVGEYRSLWQAQMVKEVR from the coding sequence ATGGCATCAGGTGATGCATCAACAGTGAAGAACGCAAGGTCTCTGACCGATGAAGGCGGCAGCGACGTTGAAAACGCAATACCCCGGGATGAGGGGAGAACGACGGAAGAGAAAGGAAGCACCAGACTCCGCGACCTGGGCATGCTCATGCACCCGGTTCGAGGACCTTTGGTGGTGGTGGGGCTAATCAATGTGTTCTCCGCATTGATCGCCCTGGTGCCATACGTCGCCGTGGCCTGGCTGGTGCAACGATTGCTTGACGGCACGTTGCACAGAGACGCCATGATCGTCGCGGTCGCCTCGATTCTGATTTCCCTGGTGCTCAGGCAGCTGATGTACATGGGCAGTCTCGGATATGCCCACATCGTCGACGCCAAGCTTCGCCGATCCGTCAGACAGCGCATATTGGACCATATGGGCGAAGTGCCTTTGGGAAACATCGTGTCGCGCAGCAGTGGCGAGCTTCGGCACTTGGTCGTCGACGATGCGGCGGCGATACATACCATCGTCGCCCATGTCGTCGCCGAAGGATCGAGCGCCATCAGCGGCATCGTCGCATCAACGGTGTTGCTCTTCGTCGCAAGCTGGCAACTGGCGGTCGGCTATGCGCTCATGTTCCTGCTGGTGGCTGCCATATCCAAATTGCTGGCTCCGCGCCATGATGCCCATACTCGCGAGGACTACGCCCACGCACAGTCGGAGCTCGCCGCCGATGCTGTCGAACTGACCGAGGGCATAGCGGAGCTCAAGGGATACGGGATGACCGGCGGTTTCATGCAGAGATTCCATAGAAGTCTGGACCGATTCTCGGATGCCAGCTACCGTGGTACGGTCGCGGTCGCACGACCCATGTCCCTGCTGACGACGGTGGTGCTGCCGGGAATACTGCTCGGGCCGATGCTGCTGCTGTGCTGGTGCTCCTTTACCATGCAATGGTCGTCCATCTTCGGGATTGCCGTGTTCCTGTTCGTGGGTCTTGGAGTCCCGCAGACCTTCTTCGGTTCGCTCAGTCTCGTCCAGAACGTCACGCTTGGCATGGAGGCCGCCGGACGAATCGTAGCCTTCCTCGACGAAGACGCATTGCGCGAACCTGCGAATGCAAGCCCGTTCGGCGCATCGGATGCCAGGTCCGACATCATCTTCGACCATGTGAGTTTCGGATATGATCGCTCGCACGACGTGTTGCACGATGTGTCGCTACGTGTGCCGGCTGGAAGCAGAACCGCCCTGGTAGGGCCTTCCGGTTCCGGAAAGACCACCGTCACGCGGCTGCTCGCCAGATTCTGGGAGGTGCAGAGAGGGCATATCCGTATCGGCTCACGCGATATCTCAACGATTTCCAGCAAGGACCTGCTGGCTCAGGTCGGATTCGTGTTCCAGGATATGATGCTCGCCAGTGTCTCCATACGTGAGAACATTCGCTTTGCCTGCCCGGAAGCCAGCGATGAGGCAGTTGTGGAGGCGGCCAAAAAGGCCCATATCCACCAGCGCATCATGTCTCTGGCTCACGGATACGACACCATCATCGGTTCTCCCGAAGCTCAGCTGTCGGGAGGCGAGCGTCAACGTCTGTGCATAGCCAGGGTCTTTCTGCAGAATGCGCCGATTCTGGTGATGGACGAACCGACCGCATCGCTGGATGCCGAAAACGAGGCCCTGCTCGACGAGTCATTCACCGAGTTCTCGTGGCAGCGGACCACCATCACGGTGGCGCACAGACTCTCCACGATTGTCGATTCGGACCTTATCGTCGTGCTCTGCGACGGGAAGGTGACTCAGCAGGGAAGCCACCAGGAGCTGGTCTCCCAGGTCGGAGAATATCGGTCCTTGTGGCAGGCGCAGATGGTCAAGGAGGTGCGCTGA
- a CDS encoding helix-turn-helix transcriptional regulator, protein MNRTDRIYAIREELRLAGERGRTAEQLSDTFGVSVRTVKRDIRSLQLGGFPVWAVPGPGGGYVVDAQATLPPVNLNATEVAGLCAAIALLGGQPFAMDARAALSKILAVATPEVRRHAQRVAGRVWVNHAEEVPGADERVQRTLEEALSQRRTLSVRYVDRDGNATQRRVDPQLLARTSGAWYLVAYCHMREGIRWFRLDRIDGAYLTAQASRDHDIAEIGTPPDTSEAVWRGGE, encoded by the coding sequence ATGAATCGTACAGATCGCATCTATGCCATTCGTGAGGAGCTTCGGCTTGCTGGCGAGCGCGGACGCACGGCGGAGCAGCTATCCGACACCTTCGGGGTCAGTGTCCGCACCGTCAAACGGGATATTCGGTCACTGCAGCTCGGTGGCTTTCCCGTATGGGCCGTTCCGGGGCCCGGGGGAGGTTATGTCGTTGATGCACAGGCCACGCTTCCACCGGTCAATCTCAATGCGACGGAAGTGGCGGGTCTTTGCGCGGCGATCGCTCTTCTGGGCGGACAGCCCTTCGCCATGGACGCTCGAGCTGCGCTGAGTAAAATCCTGGCCGTGGCCACACCCGAAGTGCGTCGTCACGCGCAACGTGTGGCCGGAAGGGTGTGGGTGAATCACGCCGAGGAAGTCCCGGGGGCCGATGAGCGGGTGCAGCGGACGCTGGAGGAGGCCCTGTCGCAGCGGCGCACGCTATCCGTGCGGTATGTGGATAGGGATGGCAATGCCACGCAGCGTCGCGTGGACCCGCAGCTGCTGGCCAGAACATCGGGCGCATGGTATCTCGTGGCTTACTGCCATATGCGCGAGGGCATCAGATGGTTCCGTCTCGACAGGATCGATGGAGCATACCTCACTGCACAGGCCTCTCGGGACCATGACATAGCCGAAATCGGCACTCCGCCCGATACGTCTGAGGCCGTGTGGAGAGGCGGGGAATAG
- a CDS encoding alpha/beta fold hydrolase: MTISPTHGNIPILLIPGYWLGSWAWDDVTRKLGAKGLQAQGVTLPGLASQHTPRELIRFADHVTYVTELLRNSSTQAIVVAHSGAGAIASAVADTMPEALRRIIYVDSGPVSNRTIPRPDLSLTDVELPFPGFETLTTMGASSRGLSLEDKQHIAKRAVPHPVGAICEAIELRNPQRNSVPATMICCSASSQTVRSLATEGNPMFAPINDLSDVTFVDLPTGHWPMFSESDALAELIARAVEGD, translated from the coding sequence ATGACTATTTCACCAACACATGGCAACATCCCGATTCTGCTGATACCCGGTTATTGGCTGGGCTCATGGGCATGGGATGACGTTACCCGGAAACTCGGAGCGAAAGGCCTTCAGGCGCAGGGAGTCACCCTGCCCGGCCTGGCTTCGCAACATACCCCCAGGGAATTGATACGATTCGCGGACCATGTGACTTACGTGACCGAGCTGCTGCGGAACAGTTCCACACAGGCGATTGTGGTGGCGCATAGCGGAGCCGGTGCCATAGCCTCGGCGGTGGCAGACACCATGCCGGAAGCGCTCAGACGCATCATCTACGTCGATTCGGGGCCCGTATCGAATCGCACGATTCCCCGACCGGACCTGTCATTGACAGATGTCGAACTGCCCTTTCCCGGATTCGAGACGTTGACGACCATGGGAGCCAGCTCTCGGGGGCTGAGCCTGGAAGACAAGCAGCACATCGCCAAGCGTGCAGTGCCTCATCCCGTCGGAGCCATATGCGAAGCAATCGAACTGCGTAACCCACAGCGCAATAGCGTCCCGGCCACGATGATTTGCTGCTCGGCCTCCAGCCAGACCGTGCGCAGCCTGGCCACTGAAGGAAATCCGATGTTTGCGCCCATCAACGATCTGAGCGATGTGACCTTCGTGGACTTGCCCACAGGTCACTGGCCGATGTTCTCCGAGTCAGACGCACTGGCGGAACTCATCGCACGGGCAGTCGAGGGCGACTGA
- a CDS encoding PH domain-containing protein — MTAPTMQFTHSEQSGQGNPADEDSREHQSQVQWRLLHPLVLVEDAISGVKSSVSLIIAAGVVVFRFDLPSWAIWALGVAIVVCACVIAPLLGYFSTRYRLTGESVEYHTGILVRKRNIIAYSHIHTVSSDEPFYYKPFSVVKLTVASAGNVAADMVLKAVPSDVQYELERLRSIPGPSGPGPATAQGRPAGEGASALDTASHEGAGTVEPAWEQGTRLYRASTSDILLYALTDLRFLAAVLALLGLLDRVRDLLSDRLFDEAASKVTGFLSGGAFVVIVLGLLLVLALMLASVVNSMMQFYGFEVWRRQDDLVIERGLLTRRKVTIPMGRIQSVGIHQSVMRRILHLSSVTLSLSASHGEDDDGDNTSINLLPVIKQRAVIAALAGILPQWDIPEAEVERTGRGLMRFLLVVPVSCTVIGTLATSAVAIVTRERMMLLWMLLPLAAGLLWCFFRWMKGRNEGFQLLDEQRIIVSGARGFALFWVVTRRSRIQSVERRTTVLRQRRGVEGMTMPLFVFAGESELRFSAIREDRAAQLQEWAMRIPD; from the coding sequence GTGACCGCTCCCACCATGCAATTTACACACAGCGAGCAGTCAGGCCAGGGCAATCCGGCTGATGAGGACAGTCGGGAACATCAATCTCAGGTGCAGTGGCGACTGCTGCACCCCTTGGTGCTGGTGGAAGACGCGATAAGTGGCGTCAAGAGCAGCGTATCGTTGATTATCGCTGCAGGGGTGGTGGTGTTTCGCTTCGATTTGCCGAGCTGGGCCATATGGGCTCTTGGCGTCGCCATAGTGGTCTGTGCCTGCGTCATCGCGCCTTTGCTGGGGTATTTCAGCACCAGATACCGGCTTACCGGCGAATCGGTGGAATATCATACCGGCATCCTCGTGCGCAAGCGCAACATCATCGCCTACTCGCATATTCATACCGTCAGCAGTGACGAGCCCTTCTACTACAAGCCTTTTTCCGTGGTGAAACTTACCGTCGCCAGTGCGGGGAATGTCGCCGCCGATATGGTGCTCAAAGCCGTGCCGTCGGATGTGCAATATGAGTTGGAACGTTTGAGGAGCATCCCGGGGCCGTCTGGACCGGGACCCGCAACGGCGCAAGGGCGTCCTGCCGGTGAAGGTGCAAGCGCTCTAGATACGGCTTCACACGAAGGCGCAGGAACGGTTGAACCTGCATGGGAGCAGGGAACGAGACTGTACAGGGCCTCGACATCGGACATCCTGTTGTATGCCCTCACCGATCTGCGTTTTCTTGCCGCCGTTCTTGCCCTGCTCGGTCTGCTGGACAGAGTCAGGGACCTGCTTTCGGACCGACTGTTCGATGAGGCGGCTAGCAAAGTGACCGGCTTCCTCAGCGGCGGAGCGTTTGTGGTCATCGTGCTCGGGTTGTTGCTGGTGCTTGCGCTCATGCTGGCGAGTGTGGTCAACAGCATGATGCAGTTTTACGGCTTTGAGGTGTGGCGTCGGCAGGATGACCTGGTGATAGAGCGAGGTCTGCTCACCAGACGGAAGGTCACCATTCCGATGGGCAGAATCCAGAGTGTCGGCATTCATCAATCCGTGATGCGGAGAATATTGCATCTGAGTTCGGTCACCCTGTCGTTGAGCGCGTCGCACGGCGAAGATGATGACGGTGATAACACCAGTATCAATCTGCTGCCGGTTATCAAACAGCGGGCGGTGATTGCCGCACTGGCCGGGATTCTGCCGCAATGGGACATTCCCGAAGCAGAGGTCGAACGGACGGGACGGGGGTTGATGCGATTTCTGCTCGTCGTGCCGGTCTCGTGCACGGTCATAGGCACGCTTGCGACATCGGCCGTCGCCATAGTCACCCGTGAACGCATGATGTTGCTGTGGATGCTCCTGCCGTTGGCCGCGGGCTTGCTCTGGTGCTTCTTCCGTTGGATGAAGGGCCGCAACGAGGGCTTCCAACTGCTGGACGAACAGAGAATCATCGTGTCGGGTGCCCGTGGGTTCGCTCTCTTCTGGGTGGTTACCCGACGTTCGAGAATTCAAAGTGTGGAACGTCGGACCACCGTTCTTCGCCAGCGCAGGGGAGTGGAAGGGATGACCATGCCCTTGTTCGTATTCGCGGGTGAGTCCGAGCTGCGATTCTCGGCGATACGCGAGGATCGGGCTGCGCAATTGCAGGAGTGGGCGATGCGCATCCCCGATTGA
- a CDS encoding PH domain-containing protein, producing the protein MQQDWRDEGQWTRLPGRVKRVWYLSSAIGDVAVLLICAVAVVVLMHLGWWGFWQRAVVVTAAVLSVLDLMLRPLVSRYEYAVNRFILGQHEVSIRKGWFLRKLTVIPYNRVQHVETEQGPLLRAFSLMSVEIHTAVGAHTIDALEVEDAMGVVSQITAKVRTEKEDL; encoded by the coding sequence GTGCAGCAGGATTGGCGTGATGAAGGACAATGGACCAGACTTCCCGGCAGAGTGAAACGTGTCTGGTATCTTTCCTCGGCTATCGGCGACGTGGCGGTTTTGCTGATATGCGCCGTGGCCGTCGTGGTGCTGATGCATCTGGGATGGTGGGGTTTCTGGCAGCGTGCCGTGGTGGTCACCGCGGCGGTGCTGTCCGTACTCGATCTGATGCTGCGACCCTTGGTCTCACGCTACGAATATGCGGTGAACCGATTCATTCTCGGGCAGCATGAGGTCTCGATTCGCAAGGGATGGTTCCTGCGCAAACTGACGGTGATTCCTTATAACCGCGTGCAGCATGTGGAGACCGAACAAGGTCCGCTGCTCCGGGCCTTTTCCCTGATGTCCGTTGAGATTCACACGGCCGTGGGCGCTCACACCATAGATGCGCTTGAAGTCGAGGACGCCATGGGTGTGGTGAGTCAGATCACCGCGAAAGTCCGCACGGAGAAGGAAGACCTGTGA